The Aspergillus luchuensis IFO 4308 DNA, chromosome 7, nearly complete sequence genome has a segment encoding these proteins:
- a CDS encoding uncharacterized protein (COG:Q;~EggNog:ENOG410PH86;~InterPro:IPR036291,IPR002347;~PFAM:PF08659,PF00106,PF13561;~go_process: GO:0055114 - oxidation-reduction process [Evidence IEA]): MGAQFSQLFPPRPTFTPDDLPQQSGKVVLITGGASGIGFEVAKVLYRKGAKVYIAGRSESAAQAAIQTIQKSVLKTTKCSPGELHFLELHLDDLSTIKATASTFISKEPKLDLLFNNAGVSQPPLGSVSKQGIELQLATNCLGPFLLTQLLTPLLEAAASSDSGLTTPGSVRVIWTSSQVSELSAPPEGIIMSELTNPPKDAVRNYVTSKLGNWFLSTEMARRYGEKGIVSVAQNPGGANTNLLRNARWMKILSWPLLHSPALAAHTVLYAGLSGDFGLENNGAYVVPWGRIHDAVAPGLLDAMKSKKEGGTGRACEFWEFCEERTKDYM; this comes from the coding sequence ATGGGAGCCCAATTCTCTCAGTTGTTCCCTCCCCGCCCAACCTTCACCCCCGATGACCTCCCCCAGCAATCGGGCAAAGTGGTGCTCATCACCGGCGGCGCATCAGGCATCGGCTTCGAAGTAGCCAAGGTCCTCTACCGCAAAGGCGCCAAAGTCTACATAGCAGGACGATCAGAGTCCGCTGCTCAGGCGGCCATCCAGACTATCCAGAAGTCCGTCCTGAAGACTACCAAGTGCAGCCCGGGCGAGCTACATTTTCTTGAACTCCATCTAGACGACCTCTCTACCATCAAGGCTACCGCCTCTACTTTTATCAGCAAAGAACCCAAGCTCGATCTCCTCTTCAACAATGCCGGCGTGTCCCAGCCCCCATTAGGCAGCGTCTCCAAACAAGGCATCGAGCTCCAACTCGCAACAAACTGTCTAGGCccattcctcctcactcaGCTCTTAACCCCCCTCCTCGAAGCCGCGGCATCATCCGACTCTGGACTCACCACCCCCGGCTCCGTCCGCGTCATCTGGACAAGCAGCCAAGTCTCCGAGCTCTCCGCTCCGCCCGAAGGCATCATCATGTCAGAGCTAACCAACCCACCGAAAGACGCTGTGCGGAACTACGTCACCTCCAAGCTGGGAAACTGGTTCCTATCCACGGAAATGGCCCGCCGGTACGGCGAGAAGGGCATCGTCAGCGTAGCGCAGAATCCGGGCGGAGCTAATACGAATCTATTGAGGAATGCACGCTGGATGAAGATTCTCTCTTGGCCGCTGCTGCATAGTCCGGCTCTGGCGGCTCATACAGTGCTGTACGCGGGGTTGTCGGGGGATTTCGGACTAGAGAATAATGGTGCGTACGTTGTTCCTTGGGGGAGGATTCATGATGCTGTGGCGCCCGGGTTGTTGGATGCGATGAAGAGTAAGAAGGAGGGTGGGACGGGAAGGGCGTGTGAGTTTTGGGAGTTTTGTGAGGAGAGGACGAAGGATTATATGTAG
- a CDS encoding uncharacterized protein (COG:E;~EggNog:ENOG410PHTM;~InterPro:IPR036291,IPR003462;~PFAM:PF02423), translating into MHHLPNPTIQALLLNLARPEIYHFLHIISSTLLSFSTTPERQHQPSPSTITRPDGQRTLFRPFTSPDSIGAKLVVEPAPNSTTGKREHPIQGLLVILDPLGNPTGILSAEEITGYRTSMSAMIPFSWRKHVSNIVIFGAGMQALWHTRLILGLRGEEVRCITFVGSSRARVEALVGRVKGELGGRWGSEECKFRFVSADGSDGEVERCLREADCVFCTTPSQKMLFPAAWVMERGEEGRKPLVSAIGSWLPEMIELDPELLRGVVCGEEGVNPLTGERGRGVVLVDDREYAMHGCGEVVQSGLEEEDVVEIGEILALKSGRTQVSGDEHVQCVGGVYGEGVGCL; encoded by the coding sequence ATGCACCACCTCCCAaaccccaccatccaagCCCTCCTCCTAAACCTCGCACGACCCGAAATCTATCACTTCCTacacatcatctcctccaccctcctctctttctccacaACCCCCGAACGACAACACCAGCCCTCACCAAGCACCATAACCCGTCCCGACGGACAACGCACACTCTTCCGCCCCTTCACTTCCCCGGACAGCATCGGCGCCAAGCTCGTCGTCGAGCCAGCTcccaactccaccaccgGAAAACGCGAGCACCCAATCCAAGGCCTTCTAGTTATACTAGACCCGCTGGGCAATCCCACGGGAATATTATCCGCCGAGGAAATAACCGGCTATCGGACGTCGATGAGCGCCATGATTCCGTTCTCCTGGCGGAAGCATGTATCAAATATAGTGATATTCGGGGCTGGGATGCAGGCGCTGTGGCATACGCGGTTGATAttggggttgaggggggaggaggtgaggtGTATTACATTTGTGGGTTCTTCGAGGGCACGGGTGGAGGCGTTGGTTGGGAGGGTAAAGGGGGAgttgggggggaggtggggatCAGAGGAGTGTAAGTTTCGGTTTGTGAGTGCTGATGGGAGTGATGGTGAGGTTGAGAGGTGTTTGAGGGAGGCAGATTGTGTGTTTTGTACGACCCCTTCGCAGAAGATGCTTTTCCCGGCGGCGTgggtgatggagaggggtgaggaagggaggaagcCGTTGGTTTCGGCGATTGGGTCTTGGTTGCCGGAGATGATTGAGTTGGATCCCGAGTTGCTTAGGGGGGTGGTttgtggtgaggagggggttAATCCGTTGactggggagagggggaggggggtggtgttggtggatgataGGGAGTATGCGATGCATGGGTGTGGGGAGGTTGTGCAGAGTGggttggaagaggaggatgtggtggagatCGGGGAGATACTTGCTCTGAAGAGTGGGAGGACTCAGGTATCTGGTGATGAGCATGTTCAGTGTGTGGGAGGGGTTTATGGAgaaggggttggttgttTATAA
- a CDS encoding uncharacterized protein (COG:S;~EggNog:ENOG410PMHC;~InterPro:IPR036864,IPR007219,IPR001138;~PFAM:PF04082;~TransMembrane:2 (o237-258i279-299o);~go_function: GO:0000981 - DNA-binding transcription factor activity, RNA polymerase II-specific [Evidence IEA];~go_function: GO:0003677 - DNA binding [Evidence IEA];~go_function: GO:0008270 - zinc ion binding [Evidence IEA];~go_process: GO:0006351 - transcription, DNA-templated [Evidence IEA];~go_process: GO:0006355 - regulation of transcription, DNA-templated [Evidence IEA]), translated as MRKNSVAGVAQARKRSAKVCVRCRRQKIKCSGTQSCFSCSNRNLSCIFDDMSQKVLVTRRQLAELKQRAAQLEKHTSDRHTSLGSASRERPPENTPDNYYTPPDGENPESGLVNPLVSGPPAFMSPGNGRTYYLGTSSNWSFARRVLSMVHEHVHKESLPTEALAFEGTAYDLGWDGSRTDPSPESPVIPTLDHAIFLINAVRFRCGRLYHLFDDSDFKESLYSFYSEGQRTRPRGLWYIHFLIIIAFGKMFTQVKYLKGKPAGISLFVKALQILPDHTLLYSSPMVSTEILCCIAIFYQSLDCRTASHNYVGQAMRMAMAHGMHTCMPVTDLGRDSVERCRKIWWTVYILDRHMTSIQGLPQSVDDHFIQTKLPSPVSSENITSLDMHIKLCRSIADINARVYATDGRLDRSFLLNIKGALSNLAGLADELNKSFPLHLEATDSGLSRVSAYLHLFYQQCVIVATRPLLFCFLKIRLESAETCVQSLQKSHNVRNLIKMCLDSALHSIRILHCLASQGLLETFLTFDLESLFISTVVLLMAPAIDRQLVVNDTWWHATADLIFNDMVEAGNQIARFRHSEIQQLDEKLNLLLPNQDQNGQSNPEVLQHSITKHPLSSHEAHTATPMEENSRADPFLGGETTRVTGCAFEPSLTSAEMMAMANSIELFDAEWVSTMMDNHAIW; from the exons ATGAGAAAAAATTCAGTGGCAGGCGTCGCACAAGCCAGAAAGAGATCAGCTAAGGT GTGCGTACGATGTCGAAGACAGAAGATCAAGTGCTCTGGAACACAGTCATGCTTTAGCTGTAGCAACCGAAACCTCTCTTGCATTTTCGACGACATGAGCCAGAAGGTTCTAGTGACACGGAG GCAACTTGCGGAGTTGAAGCAGAGAGCAGCACAATTGGAGAAACATACAAGTGACCGTCACACATCTTTAG GCTCAGCTTCTCGTGAACGTCCTCCCGAGAACACACCAGATAACTATTATACTCCCCCAGACGGAGAAAATCCTGAATCTGGATTAGTGAATCCACTAGTCTCTGGGCCACCTGCCTTTATGTCACCGGGCAATGGAAGAACTT ATTATCTAGGGACATCCTCTAATTGGTCCTTCGCTCGACGCGTACTCAGTATGGTTCATGAACATGTCCACAAAGAATCCTTGCCAACAGAGGCGCTGGCGTTCGAGGGGACTGCATATGACCTAGGCTGGGACGGATCTCGAACTGATCCGAGTCCAGAAAGCCCTGTCATTCCAACTCTTGACCATGCCATATTCCTGATCAATGCCGTCAGGTTTCGCTGCGGGCGGTTATACCACTTGTTTGATGACAGTGACTTCAAGGAATCACTCTATAGTTTCTACTCGGAAGGTCAGCGGACAAGACCGAGGGGGCTATGGTACATCCACTTTCTTATCATTATAGCTTTCGGGAAAATGTTCACTCAAGTGAAGTACCTTAAAGGAAAGCCCGCTGGCATCAGCCTTTTTGTCAAAGCTTTGCAAATTCTGCCAGATCACACCCTCCTTTACTCCTCGCCGATGGTATCGACTGAGATCCTATGCTGTATTGCCATTTTTTACCAATCTCTCGACTGTCGAACTGCCTCTCATAACTAT GTGGGCCAAGCGATGCGAATGGCCATGGCTCATGGCATGCACACCTGTATGCCCGTCACGGACCTGGGACGGGATAGTGTGGAGAGGTGCCGGAAGATTTGGTGGACTGTCTATATTCTGGACAGGCACATGACATCTATCCAGGGGCTTCCGCAGTCTGTCGACGACCACTTCATTCAAACCAAGTTGCCCTCTCCTGTGAGTTCGGAAAACATCACAAGCTTAGACATGCACATCAAGTTATGCCGGAGCATAGCTGATATTAACGCCA GAGTTTATGCCACTGATGGCAGACTGGACCGATCCTTTTTATTGAACATCAAAGGAGCATTGTCCAACCTAGCAGGACTGGCAGATGAACTGAACAAGTCATTTCCTCTGCATCTTGAAGCGACAGACAGTGGACTCTCTCGAGTATCAGCATATCTACACCTATTTTATCAACAG TGCGTAATAGTGGCTACCAGGCCTTTGTTGTTCTGCTTTCTCAAAATCCGACTCGAGTCTGCGGAAACATGTGTTCAATCCCTCCAAAAATCTCACAATGTCAGGAATCTGATCAAGATGTGCTTAGACTCTGCGCTGCACAGTATAAGAATTTTGCACTGTCTAGCGTCTCAGGGCCTTCTAG AAACCTTCCTGACTTTTGATCTGGAATCTCTTTTCATCTCCACGGTGGTTCTTCTAATGGCTCCAGCAATTGACCGTCAATTGGTAGTCAACGATACGTGGTGGCACGCTACAGCGGACCTAATATTTAATGACATGGTCGAGGCTGGGAATCAGATAGCACGGTTCCGGCATTCAGAAATACAGCAGCTAGACGAGAAACTAAATTTGCTCTTGCCAAACCAGGACCAGAATGGGCAATCCAATCCTGAAGTTCTTCAACACTCTATCACAAAACACCCGCTTTCTTCACATGAAGCTCATACAGCAACACCTATGGAAGAGAACTCTCGTGCTGACCCTTTCCTTGGGGGTGAGACTACACGGGTGACGGGATGTGCATTTGAGCCATCATTGACATCTGCTGAGatgatggccatggcgaACTCGATCGAATTGTTTGACGCAGAATGGGtatcgacgatgatggacAACCATGCTATCTGGTAG
- a CDS encoding proline racemase family protein (COG:E;~EggNog:ENOG410Q9UP;~InterPro:IPR008794;~PFAM:PF05544), producing the protein MRVARSINVVGCHCAGEVCDVIVGGVLNPSGCSTMYEKLVHFRDKEDHIRQLLMQEPRGRPAMCVNLVLPPCNPKADAGFLIMETEEYPAMSGGNTIATTTVLLETGMVPMTEPVTKIILETPAGLVPVTADCEGGKCKAVAFDNVPSLVFALDYKVDVPGLGTVSVDIAWGGMIYGIVDATSLGISISNQNGPKLIEYGERIKDALQKAPFVPIHPENPSIRGVSILEFTEPLQRDTMTAVNTVVVSPGRFDRCPCGTGSCARMAVLHARGQLAVGERFQHHSIIGSTFECHIRGTEIGGL; encoded by the coding sequence ATGAGAGTCGCCAGATCCATCAACGTCGTGGGCTGCCACTGTGCCGGCGAAGTATGCGACGTAATCGTCGGGGGTGTTTTGAATCCCTCGGGATGCAGCACCATGTATGAGAAGCTCGTTCACTTTCGCGACAAAGAAGACCATATCCGCCAGCTTCTCATGCAAGAGCCTCGGGGGCGACCGGCTATGTGTGTGAATCTCGTTTTACCTCCTTGCAACCCAAAGGCCGACGCTGGGTTCTTAATCATGGAGACTGAGGAATACCCTGCCATGTCTGGAGGAAACACCATTGCCACTACGACTGTTCTCCTGGAGACAGGCATGGTGCCCATGACTGAACCAGTCACCAAGATAATCCTGGAAACCCCAGCAGGTCTAGTGCCCGTCACCGCGGACTGCGAGGGTGGGAAGTGCAAGGCGGTTGCATTTGACAACGTCCCTTCGCTTGTTTTCGCCCTGGATTACAAGGTCGATGTCCCTGGACTGGGGACTGTCTCGGTGGACATTGCATGGGGAGGAATGATCTACGGGATTGTCGATGCGACTTCACTTGGGATTAGCATCAGCAACCAGAACGGGCCGAAGTTGATTGAATACGGAGAGCGGATCAAAGATGCTCTCCAAAAGGCTCCATTTGTTCCCATCCATCCGGAGAACCCCAGCATAAGAGGCGTAAGTATCCTTGAATTTACAGAGCCACTTCAGCGGGATACTATGACGGCCGTCAATACCGTTGTGGTTTCTCCAGGGCGATTCGATCGGTGCCCGTGTGGCACAGGAAGCTGCGCAAGAATGGCAGTACTTCATGCCCGTGGTCAGCTCGCAGTAGGCGAGAGATTCCAGCATCATAGCATCATTGGAAGCACTTTCGAGTGCCACATCCGCGGGACAGAAATTGGGGGACTATGA
- a CDS encoding uncharacterized protein (COG:E;~EggNog:ENOG410PFR0;~InterPro:IPR015943,IPR036322;~go_function: GO:0005515 - protein binding [Evidence IEA]): MTTMAQHPTSDTTIFLDQPPSCLQFHPSSRNHFLVGTYLLSEHKEDDSAPIQQTKTGSLQLWHLDPATNQLTLRHKHPLPFAVFDLHFHPTDPTLAAIATSAASVVFFRITPDFDAGEDVSSCIKEIHSHQVHEDPSIPALYLAWLPAGWHSTTTSTSTTNPEGETEYGFAVTFSDGLTTIFNTNLSSLPNSFSIAEESSYPATQQIEVWFVAAATYPPPQSDGDKMRYIFTGSDFGSLHTRYLPAPCKRTNSEDEDEAQASTPILSHDDRARHHTAGVTAILPLPVPMTDGAPWLLTGSYDESLRVYHASRRGEVLGEIGLGGGVWRLQILSTQSRTLNGEEGVKEWEFLVLASCMHAGTRVVKVRVVGGESGELKECEMEVLAEFTEHQSMNYASDVWNLGGNHGEGRELVVVSSSFYDRRVCVWRVNV; the protein is encoded by the exons ATGACAACAATGGCCCAACACCCCACCTCAGATACAACCATCTTTCTGGACCAGCCTCCAAGCTGTCTCCAATTCCACCCCTCTTCCCGGAACCACTTCCTCGTAGGCACCTACCTGCTCTCAGAACACAAGGAAGATGACTCTGCACCAATCCAACAAACCAAAACCGGCAGTCTCCAATTATGGCACTTAGATCCTGCCACAAACCAGCT AACCCTCCGCCACAAACACCCACTCCCATTCGCAGTCTTCGACCTGCACTTCCACCCCACTGACCCAACCCTGGCTGCGATAGCAACCAGTGCAGCATCAGTGGTATTTTTCCGCATCACCCCCGACTTTGATGCAGGAGAGGATGTCAGTTCCTGTATCAAGGAGATCCATTCCCACCAAGTCCACGAagacccctccatcccagcccTCTATCTAGCCTGGTTACCTGCTGGATGGcattccaccaccacttccaccTCTACTACCAACCCCGAGGGAGAAACAGAATACGGCTTCGCCGTAACCTTCTCCGACGGCCTAACCACTATCTTCAACACTAACTTATCATCCCTTCCCAATTCTTTCTCCATAGCAGAGGAATCATCCTACCCCGCAACCCAACAAATAGAAGTCTGGTTCGTAGCAGCAGCTACATACCCTCCACCTCAGTCCGATGGGGATAAGATGCGCTACATCTTTACAGGGAGTGACTTTGGCTCGCTGCACACTCGCTatcttcctgctccttgCAAGAGGACCAAttcagaagatgaagatgaagctcaGGCTAGCACGcccatcctctcccatgACGACCGCGCCCGCCACCACACTGCAGGTGTGACGGCCATCCTGCCCCTCCCTGTGCCTATGACTGATGGCGCGCCGTGGCTTTTAACGGGAAGTTATGATGAGTCGTTGCGGGTGTATCATGCTTCTCGGCGGGGGGAGGTACTGGGGGAgattgggttggggggtggggtttGGAGGTTGCAGATTCTTTCAACTCAGTCTCGTACGTTGaatggtgaggagggggttAAGGAGTGGGAGTTCCTGGTGTTGGCGAGTTGTATGCATGCTGGGACGAGGGTGGTTAAGGTGCGGGTTGTGGGTGGGGAGAGTGGGGAGTTGAAGGAGTGTGAGATGGAGGTGCTGGCGGAGTTTACGGAGCATCAGAGTATGAATTATGCGAGTGATGTGTGGAATCTGGGGGGCAATCacggggaaggaagggagttggtggttgtgtcgaGTAGTTTCTATGATCGGAGGGTTTGTGTGTGGCGGGTTAATGTATGA
- the rpnL gene encoding proteasome regulatory particle lid subunit rpnL (BUSCO:EOG09263XN3;~COG:O;~EggNog:ENOG410PI8S;~InterPro:IPR033464,IPR000717,IPR006746;~PFAM:PF10075;~go_component: GO:0005838 - proteasome regulatory particle [Evidence IEA];~go_process: GO:0006508 - proteolysis [Evidence IEA]) produces the protein MANDLKVIVSELHSALGRQQFEAVNDLLSRGKRALLLQNVLIPTPSAPAELVAQAREVLELGAIASIRQTDAPTFTRYYQQLQPFYDLERDSTNAGHVDIRNSQRSKITGLYLLLLLSMGDSTSFHTVLEGLVEEASLKGKSVEDDPFIKYPVELERNLMEGSYDKVWRETNSERVPSEDFALFSNVLVGTIRSEIADCSEKAYPSLPISNAKNLLFLESEGAVIEFAQQRGWVLRDGRIFFPVEPEAAARSEKDILVASGTIIENAIGYARELETIV, from the exons ATGGCCAACGACCTCAAGGTCATCGTGTCCGAGCTCCACAGCGCCCTCGGCCGGCAACAATTCGAAGCCGTCAACGACCTCCTCAGTCGCGGCAAGCGcgccctcctcctgcagAATGTCCTGATTCCCACGCCGTCGGCACCCGCCGAGCTGGTCGCCCAGGCCCGCGAGGTTCTCGAGCTCGGAGCCATCGCCTCTATCCGACAGACCGACGCACCCACCTTCACACGATACtaccagcagctgcagccgTTCTACGACCTGGAGCGGGACAGCACGAATGCCGGCCACGTGGACATCCGAAACAGCCAGCGCAGCAAGATCACAGGCTTGtatctgctgctgttgttgagcATGGGCGACAGCACGAGCTTCCACACGGTTCTGGAGGGTCTGGTCGAGGAGGCGAGTCTGAAGGGCAAGAGCGTTGAGGATGATCCGTTCATCAAGTATCCGGTTGAGCTGGAGAGGAATTTGATGGAGGGAAGCTACGATAAGGTGTGGCGGGAGACCAACTCCGAGCGCGTGCCCTCGGAGGACTTTGCGCTGTTCTCGAAT GTCCTGGTCGGAACCATCCGCAGCGAAATCGCAGACTGCTCCGAAAAGGCGTACCCgtccctccccatctccaacgCTAagaacctcctcttcctcgaatCGGAGGGCGCCGTGATCGAGTTCGCCCAGCAGCGCGGCTGGGTCCTCCGTGACGGCCGCATCTTTTTCCCCGTCGAGCCCGAGGCAGCTGCTCGGTCCGAGAAGGATATCCTCGTGGCCAGCGGCACGATCATCGAGAATGCGATCGGCTATGCGCGCGAGCTGGAGACCATCGTCTGa
- a CDS encoding uncharacterized protein (COG:S;~EggNog:ENOG410PXKN;~InterPro:IPR036291,IPR008030;~PFAM:PF13460,PF05368,PF01370) produces the protein MSPKTILVIGATGNQGRGVVQHSLSAGHSVSAFVRNPASSAAVQLAEQGASLVTGDLDDLESLRNATQNVDAVFFTEVQTGKPEADFQRMENIILAAKESSTISHIILGTALKTGQHESFPGWESGAHPMKEYWLNKHALENRVREVAEAKEGGRWTIVRPGHFLQNLLPPVRDFMFPAFKEERVLRVAYRPGTELPLVDARDVGIVVAAAVKEPERFANKAVDVAVEVVTVEQLAGKIGKVVGEEVKVEFLDDEVVDGMIKEGHLGAASSRWADEVPGGDGVNNCREQLGALAEGLTSVDAFLKENEKAILA, from the coding sequence ATGTCTCCCAAaaccatcctcgtcatcggcgcCACCGGCAACCAAGGCCGCGGCGTCGTCCAGCACTCCCTATCCGCGGGCCACTCCGTCTCCGCCTTCGTGCGCAACCCAGCCAGCAGCGCTGCAGTCCAACTCGCCGAACAAGGTGCGAGTCTCGTCACAGGCGATCTCGACGACCTGGAATCTCTCCGCAATGCAACACAAAATGTGGACGCCGTGTTCTTTACCGAAGTGCAGACCGGCAAACCCGAGGCTGATTTCCAGCGCATGGAGAACATCATTCTCGCTGCGAAGGAATCATCCACTATCTCGCATATTATTCTCGGGACAGCGCTGAAGACAGGCCAACATGAGTCATTTCCCGGATGGGAAAGTGGTGCTCACCCGATGAAGGAATACTGGTTGAACAAGCATGCGTTGGAGAATCGTGTTCGTGAAGTAGCGGAAGCGAAGGAGGGCGGGCGCTGGACGATTGTCCGACCGGGCCACTTCCTTCAGAACCTCCTGCCGCCTGTGCGGGACTTCATGTTCCCTGCGTTCAAGGAAGAGCGGGTCCTGCGCGTGGCATATCGGCCCGGCACGGAGCTGCCGTTGGTGGATGCTCGGGATGTGGGGATTGTGGTTGCGGCGGCGGTTAAGGAGCCTGAAAGGTTTGCGAACAAGGCGGTTGATGTGgcagtggaggtggtgacggtggagCAGCTGGCAGGGAAGATTGGGAAGGTGGTGGGTGAAGAGGTGAAGGTGGAGtttttggatgatgaggtcgTGGATGGGATGATCAAGGAGGGACATCTTGGTGCTGCTTCGTCGAGATGGGCGGATGAGGTGCCCGGTGGGGATGGAGTGAACAATTGTCGTGAGCAGTTGGGGGCGTTGGCGGAGGGTCTCACTTCTGTGGATGCATTcttgaaggagaatgagaaGGCGATTTTGGcttga